GTAGTACCAAATACGCTTCCATTCTCCAATTTGCCGGTGTAATGAACCTTCACGATGTCACCCTTATTTGCGTGTGTCATAAATTCTGCTCCCTTTAAGAAATATTTACCTGCTTAACTCAGTGTAACATGGTTAATAGGGTCTTACCTATACTAACTTGGGCAATTTTCCAAAAGAAAAAGAGCTATCTTTCGTTAGCCCTGATGGAAACTTATCTTCAAGGTTTATCGCCCAAATTGATTATAGATTTTTCAAAACGAAAGATAGCCGCCAGCAGCGAACCATCCGGCATCCGGTCCGGCGACATCGCGTAAACTGTGCCGCCATGCAATAAGGTTTGCACTACCGCCAGATCCAGCAGGTCTTCATCCTGCGGGTCTGGTTCGTTATTTATAACAATACGATTCTCTTCCGGATCAAAACTTCCCCAACAATGTTGGCCGGCAGCCGCAAACAAGGTATCTACCTGTGCATATTGAGCCGCCGGTACAATCTCTCTGATATCCCGCGAGATTTGGTCAGTATCGGTAAGCTGATGGTAGCGAGAAAAAGCATCTTTCTGCGCCTGTTCAAAATAAGGCCGGATGATCTGCCAGGCCTGCCGGTGAAGTTCCTCCCGGCTCATATTTTCCGGATTTCCGCTGACACCTTCGTCAATAAGGTACGGATAGCTATTGGCTTCTTGATAAATGGGGAACAGATAATCCACGCCCGCCAGAATCAAAGGAACTTTTTCATGTCCGAACAAATCGGCCAGCCCCCGGTTAAGTTTTTGGCAATATTGCCGGATCATGTCGGTGTCGTCACCCGTGCCAACGCCGTGGCCGTGAAACATGGCCGGGCGCCCGCCGGACGGTTGTCCCGGTGTGGCCGTAGCGGTGTGGAACTGCTGCTGTTTTTCCGGGTCTTCGTACCAGAGCGCCTCCGCCAAACTGCGGGGTACATCCGCGGTGAGAAGAACTTCATCAAAAGTATGGCGGGTTCCCTGGAATAGTTTAACTTCGTTCTGACTCAACGCCAGTAGATAGAAACGCCCGTCGCCGCTGAGCAAAGGCACCAAGGGTTTGAGATGAAAGCGACTGCCAACCACGACCAATTCTGCAAAGTCAAGCGGCAATCGATAGGCACGAAAAAGATTTGCGGAGATAAATAGCGCCAATCCGGTATT
This genomic interval from Anaerolineae bacterium contains the following:
- a CDS encoding FKBP-type peptidyl-prolyl cis-trans isomerase; protein product: MTHANKGDIVKVHYTGKLENGSVFGTT